The DNA sequence aaatggtctgaaatgatattatacCCATACCTAGAGGTTTACAATGCGTTTTTTAAACATGGATACTTCTAGCGTTCCACTTGTCATACGTAGAGGTCAattttatagttcactcttcattttaataatattaaattatacacACTTTGCAGGAAATAAGTAAAATTCTCTAAATAGTTATtgtatttattagtactattattcaagataaatcattatttttttttattattattattatgaaaacaaatactccatatcGTATATGCATAGTAGTTGATATTATGAGTATTAGTAACAATATTGGCTCTTGCAATGTTGACGCTAACGACAATAATCATTTATATCTCTAATTATTGTCATCACCCCTATATTATTTGTCATTAaccataatttatatatcttatAACTTTACTCATGCCACAACTAGTTATGGTGAAGTAAACATCGAAAAAACTATGCAACTATTAATAAGTAGTAATTCGGATCCGGACCCCTTGAGTTGTAATATATTAGAACTTacgaaatttaaatatgtttgaTAGAAAAAGTTAGAGGCATTACCGCATTATAAAAGGCATTAGTAATAAAGAATGGTAAGAGAATTCCCACCAAAGAGAATAGTATATATGAGAACGCTTTAAGTGGGTTTCGAACTCGAGTCTCGAAGTGGCAGAGGTGAGCTTTCAACCGCTCGGCCAACAGCTACAGATGTAAATAAGTAGATTCTATATAGAATTAACGGTACATTTTAGGTGTACAGCTGTACCCTACGTAGATCCGCCGGTGaatcatctatatatattttgttatgtcATCCACAACAAAGAACCACACTTTCcttctttccttttatttctaCTACAGTAGTTTCTTTTCTATCTCAATGGCCTTCAATCCCATCCcaaatattaacaatatttatcGATTCACTGTACCACAAATCCAGCACGCAATTCGCAATAGACACGAGCTTGGCCGCGGTGGCTTTGGGGTGGTCTACCGAGGGACCATCCGACGCCATGGAGAGAGGACCCGTGCAGCCGCCTTCAAAATGGTTTTGCGGGGTGACTATTTTCGACAAGAGGTTAACGTGCTCGATATTGTGCGAAGTCGGTATGTAATTAACCTTCTAGGCGTTTGTGAAGATTTGCAGACCATCGTGATTGAGTATGCTCAGAATCGAACTCTGAGTTACCATCTTCGGCGTCCAGACTCAATGACAACTTTCCCATGGTGTACACGGATCAAGGTCTTGCTTGGCCTTTGTAGAGCGCTGACTCACGTCCACGTGTGCGGCTACATTCATCGGGACGTCAAATCGGAGAATGTGTTGCTGCTGAACGATTTCACTCCTAAATTGAGTGATTTCGGGGCTGCAATAATGATCGATGAAGAGCCCCATCCGATTATTTTGTCCATGGGCTACACTGATCCTGGTTATTTGAATCCCGATGAGACTGAAAATGTTAAGTTTCATTTGGATATCTACTCGCTTGGAGTAGTTATCCTAGAAACGTTGAGTGGACGTCCTGCCTTTGAGATTGATCGCTTCGGAAGGGCATTCCGATTGGACACATGGGTTCGAGGGCTTTTGCCCGAAGAGATTCTACACGAAGATTTCAGAGACTTGGAGCAAGCGCCCGACGTGATGATTGCTGCACTGGATGGAGAGAACACAAACATCCCGGAGGCTCTAAAGGACTGTGTCATAATTGCGCGTCGGTGTTTGAATCCAGACGTGGCCCAACGCCCAAATTTTATTCAGATCCGCGATGTGCTCTTGGCCTGCCCGAGGGCCGCCAATTATGCAAGGTGGAGGAATGCTGTTGGCAATGCTTAGGGCGTCCATGTCCTCTCTGTGTTTGACTATCTTTCTTAAACTTTCTGCTTTGTGTTTGACTATCCTGTTCTTCCTTCTAttagattttatgtaatttgcTTGTTTAATGTATCGTATTCCCGTGCTTTATTGTAATATAtgtaggagtattttatttgacttACCTATCCGCGGTATTATTATGAATTCTCACTCGCAAATTAGattaaactagtattaacCCACTTGCGCGATGCGCAacgaaatatattttcatcatattatttttaattatttattaattaattataataaaaaataatataactatataagattaaaaatagaaaaatatactataaataaaaatttaataaatatgctccactatttaaaatagaaccaagacaaaaataattatttggacaACGAAGAAGAAAGTATCATGCGTTgatacttttgaaaaatatgtttaaaacaatcaTTCATATCTCTCtactaaaaaatgtaaatcacaaaatatacacGCGATACTCTAACTATTGTAAGAAATACTGGGATAAAATTCTCGGGTCAAGAATGTTACGATTCTTCCCTCTCTGAGAATTGTACGAAATATCGGGATAAAATTCTCGAACCATATATACacgcggtactctaactattgcaatcaaaagaaaaaaaaaacaacaatacatgaaatggaaattacaataaaaattataaaataaactgaaaTATATGTCCAGTTGAGAAAACCCCTCTTTcagcaagacaaattacattACGGTTAGTGCTCCCGGATTGACGTATTATCCCAAAGATAAAATCCTCCTAACGTACATAACATCTCAAACCCGCTAGGCACCGATGAACTCGATGAGACTCCGAAAATTGAGTAATACAATGTTCCTAAAATgtacaataaaatgttgagaacttgagagagaatggaaAATGTTTTTGTTGGTATGTGATTTATCCACAACTCTATGCCTTTTATAGACACAAAATTAGTCCATGAGAGATTATgacattaaaacaaaataattataaaattaagacaatagaggttacaaaatttgacttttcttattcatttttgttgttattagccatggattaaaatttataatacgTTTCttattatgaataaatgaGTTTCAATGCAGATTTGTTTAGTCCACCATGATGATTGGCCGTTACTTCACATTGTATACatgcaataatttataattaatttctaaataataattaaaaatttataattacaatGTCAATCATCATCTATTTTATACTCAATCACCCATAActcataaatattcatatttaaatctcaaaacttataaatatcttaaaaGAATGCCAAAACtcatcttttatatatgtatagattcgAAAGTAGTATTtatagttaaaaaatatattagtattattctTAATCTTTTCATATTCTTCTCCtaaatcttttcattttccacaacCTAATTATTTTCATCTCTAATATAATGCAGTATTTATTTCAATGTAACCTAGTTATGCTATGTCAA is a window from the Salvia hispanica cultivar TCC Black 2014 chromosome 1, UniMelb_Shisp_WGS_1.0, whole genome shotgun sequence genome containing:
- the LOC125192498 gene encoding proline-rich receptor-like protein kinase PERK8; protein product: MAFNPIPNINNIYRFTVPQIQHAIRNRHELGRGGFGVVYRGTIRRHGERTRAAAFKMVLRGDYFRQEVNVLDIVRSRYVINLLGVCEDLQTIVIEYAQNRTLSYHLRRPDSMTTFPWCTRIKVLLGLCRALTHVHVCGYIHRDVKSENVLLLNDFTPKLSDFGAAIMIDEEPHPIILSMGYTDPGYLNPDETENVKFHLDIYSLGVVILETLSGRPAFEIDRFGRAFRLDTWVRGLLPEEILHEDFRDLEQAPDVMIAALDGENTNIPEALKDCVIIARRCLNPDVAQRPNFIQIRDVLLACPRAANYARWRNAVGNA